The sequence GAATGTTTCTCCACAACTTAAAGTCGTTGCGGAACATGTGTAGCGGTGAATAAATCAGGTTTACTAATGCACATGCTTAGCACAGCCAATAATAGGTAAATGCATCACACAACTGTTCGTATTACTCAAGAATGTTCAGAATTTATGGTTCAGGTCTCTTTCATCTTAGGTCACTAAGGCCCGATCTCATATACACCAAAGATACTATGAGCACAAAATAAACAAGTCTCTTTACATCATTTATACCCACACATTAAGCTTATGAAAAGCATTTCATAAAAGAAAACCCTAATGCATGACTATTCGCGTCTGCATCCCTAGTGACACATGTAAATAGATATTTCCGCAACTCAAGAGCACTCTCATGCAAAAGCTTGGTCAAGTCTAAGCATTTAAGAACTCTATTCACAATCATTCCTAAGAAAAATTcttcattaataaaacaaaagtaCTTAGAAAGACCAACCAAAGCTGGTTGGACCTCTTAAGAAGACTACTCACTCATTGTCATGAGTGAACAACCACTTggcgaaataaaaaaaactcctCTGAGGTTGGAGCTTTAACTTCTGTAATAACTATGGTGTCTTTCGGATCAGACGCCTTCAGCAACCACATAAGTTTCCTTAAATACTTACACAAAATAAAACCTAGATATAAGTGTAAAAACGCTAAACAACTGTTCCTTACAAAAATAAGATCAAATCATAGACGTAGGACCCATTTCTGCCGTGAATAAGCTGTATTGCGCTTCTATGAAGCTGTTCAGGAGGAATCCTCCTTGAAATGTTATTTTGGGCTGTTTCTTCCGTGAATGGATGAAGACGAGTCTTTTAAATGTGTTTTTCCATTAATGGCTTGCCTCACAATCTCGTCTATCTTGCTCGTATCAACTACATAGGTGATGGCTCACCGGGATTGACAACCGGAaaaccataggaattgacaagccacgtcACTTATGGGCCCTAGTTTATGAATATATTAGAATTAGCATCGTCTTAAGAGGGAATCGTGATCTAAGTACTTAACAGAGTTGGTCGGTTTATATAtaatcgtctttgcaagagtaaattgttaCTTGTGTATAATCTGAAATATTGTTTGTTACGtattgtaacttaacgtaaTCTGTTTCATCACATGAGGGTTGTAAACTAAGAGCTGTCTCATATATAGCCTAAGAGTAGTTCATAGTTGCTACACAAACCAAACCAACAGTATCACCACCTAGATAACATtgtaaaaccgagtagtttgGTACTTATCGGtgtaaatcatgtggattcgatacctggacttaaccatAGTACAGTAATCCCTTAGTTGCATTAGAGTGTGTGCTCGAATGAATTAGCTCAGTTGCTTCTCAACGCATCAGCAAGTTCTCCTGAGTTCTCCCATTTATGCATTATGTTTTATTGACTATTATATCACTACCTATTTACTATTTTGtcatttagcctatttactagATTGTCATTAGTTTATTTGTAACCATTTTACCAATAATGATTTAAGTTATGTTAGTGGTGAATTGCGAGGTATTGTCTCATTTCTAACATAGGATTGTACAGGTATAAAAGCCTCAATTGTTGTAAAAGATGCAACTTTTATgaataaaatacatttttctccATCGGAGGCTAAGGTTTCAAACTTCTGAGGATTATTTCCTTTTAGTTTAGCTAAAGACCagtcatttttttatttgtttaagatCAAAAGTACAACATCATTTCATATTCATACTATTAGAACTAATATTCTAATACAGTGTTATCTATATTATTCTAGCTCATCTTATGTTTGAGGCCATATTTAAGCTGAAAGATAGAGCCAAAAAAGAATaagagaataataataaaatggcTTAAGGAAATAAGATGATAGGAGAGAATGACCATTACACTTATTGAAAAAACATCACAATACGAGTAAGGATTACATCATATAAACAATGTTGATATTACATTGGAAGTGGATTAATCAACAATGATGTGATAAGTGGTTTCATATTGTGTGCATAGGTATACAAATCAATGTCTTTGTTTAAACAAAAAAGCATACTGGCGCGAGCATAGTTGAAAGTGTACTTAAGCAACATCCTCGATATAGTAGTTGGCTTCATCAATTCTTCATTCATTTCTTTCCATTTATTTTCTAGTATTTTGAATATTGCTTCAGTGGCCTCATCTTCTGACACACCATATTGTATTGTATAACAATCAATAGCTTTAGGAAAGTCTCCTCTCTTTGTCTCATTCttccaacaaaaaaaaacaattgttTTTATTAAAGCATGGCTTTTGGCTTAAtacttaattaaatatataaatttgtaaCATTTTACTAGTTGACACCCAATATTTATACATGAACCTATCACACACGTAAACCATGTTTGAGAACCTATATCACTTAAAACTAATACATAAGTGCATATTAGTTTTTAGCTTATTAGTAACACAACTAAAAAATTCTAGTTGTGTAAAAACAATCCACTTATTCGTATAAGTCAATATATTTaacataaattttttaacctgaATAtgatcaactaatatttttaaattcagagcttatttttagtatttatcaaataactatataatttaatattttaggcATTTGTAACGTTCAACACTTAcaatttagtatttattttttcagcatTTATTTCTAGTTTTATGAAACACCACCTTAAACTAAAACTTTTTATCATTTGTCACCCTGAACTTATTAATTTTGGACTTTAAGACCCTTATTTGTTGAATTGGAAAACTTCATATAAAATCCACGTTACATGTTTGATCAAATTTGAAACGTTCCAAATCAAAAAAATATGGTAAGCCTAAATAACAAAGAAAATTTGAAATCTTCCAAATCAAGGTGTCAaacgaaaaaaaattcaagtatttttttttagtaaagttGGAGGCTACTCAGAAACAAATCGGGtccaaattggaaaaaaaataacaaagtctcAAATAATACAACAGCATAAAAAGGATAACCGACATAAATGAATCCTAGTATAAGTATGTGATAGTATCAAGTATAAGTGCATGATATCAATTGACATATAAGTggcttgtggtttgtttttttttttttttttgtagatagGTTCTTGTGCTTTGTTTTTGAGCAAATAAAGGATTGTACTTATCTCTGTTTGCGGAATTGAGGAAGAGACACAAACGGAGTCAAAATCGATGATGTGTCCAAGGGCAGTTTTGCCATTTTAAAAACTTGGTATATATTAACCTTTCAAATTTATATACCGATTTTTTAAAATGGCAAAACTGTCCTTGGACACGTCATCGATTCTGACTCCGTTTGTGTCTCTTCCTCAATTCCGCAAACGGAAGTACAATCCTTTATTTGCTCAAAAACAAAGCACAAGAACCTAtctgcaaaaaagtgaaaccacagtgCATTTATATGAAAATAACCCTTGATAAAAGGCTACAAATTTGGACGTGTAATTATGTTTAAAGCCTACAACTTTTCCTTCTATTCAAAGATGCATGAACTAAAATTGATCAAATTAATTGATTAAAGTAACATACCTTTATAACGTCATTGAGGAAACGAGTATACAATTTGGCACCAATAATAATTTTCGAATCATTTCGTATCCACAACATTTCCTTCATACCCATATTCTCAACTCCAAGAATAAATGCTGATGTAAGAATGTCATAAGTGCTTGTAACTTTTCCATTTCTCATATACTCATCAAAGGAGGGcgcttttctttctttttgccAAATTGTCTCAATATTGTAGGCCATCGCCAACTCTAGCATCTGTTAATTAATCGATAACTTAATAagttatgatatatatatatatataattcttaaGGAGAAACCACATCACCATTTACTCTAGTTTCTTTTACATGTCATTTTGACCCTAATTCAACAACAGCAAAATTGGTGGAGATTTTACATGGGTAAGAAGTGGCACTTATAAAAATTATCCCTATACTTAACTTATAAATagataatatgtatatatataccatTTCACTTGCAAAAGTTGTTTTACAAGAACATCCTTGATTTTCATCATTCTCTGTTAATTCAAAGATAGCCTTGTAAATAAATTTCATAGGTTCTGGTAGTTTATCAACAACTTCTTTAGTGGGCCTgcattttgaaaaaaagaaaaacatgtaAATTATGTATGTAACATAGTTAGAGAGGCACTTTTTCTATCTATCTACAAGTTACCTTTGTAGTGCCGCTGTAAAAAGTCGGAGTTCATCAATGGTACCATAAGAATCATAAGTATCGTCCAACATTGTTACCACAGTCACATACTTGGATATAAGTATCCGAGAAAGACTGTATTGTGGCTCGAAACAGGATCCGAGTGCCCACATATATCCTTCTACAAGTCTATCTCTTACATAAGGAAGGTTTTCCGCAACATTTAAATTTTTCCACCAACTAAAAAATAATAGgaatatttttaatctctaGTACTTTTTAACGACTAGAAACAAATAAGAAATATCAATGTATGAGACCTAAACTTGCCCTTAAATTTTTTGGAGAAGTGAAAATATACTCCTAATATAaaaaatggttcaattttatccttaatgtgTTCAACTTAGAGTAATTTTGAGTTTCGATAACAAAACTCATAAAACGAGACTTTTACATGCGTCCATAGACAAAGGTAGGATGACACGAGGTGTCGATACATCCCAAGCCATCAAGATGCCCCTACATAACCCTCCATATTCATCTGCAGGGTATTGATTGCACCTAAACTGACGAGAGATTGTGTTTTTGCTTTCAGCAGCCCAAGCCAAAATAATGTTATTTTATACTAGGTaaggaaattttttttaactaattcgGGATGGCCTTGGTTTATTTTATTCACTCTAAGGCACCAAAGGATGACTTTACCACTACGTGGGTCCAAAATTGTTCCACATTGTAAACGTGAAGGACTAACTTTTATCATTTCCTACATTAGGGTATGTCTACACTTCTCCATAAACTATTATTAATGGCAATTTTTTACCTTATCCGAATATCCAAGATGATAATTACATACCTCGAGAGTAAAGATAACTCTTTTTTATAAAGTAATTGCAATCCATTGTAATCCAACTTAGCAAATTTCAAAAGAGTTTGATCCACATATTCATCTTCTTCGTAAAACGAAATATATTGTAAAACATCAATTCTTTCAATGTTGCGATGGGATGCACACATCAAACTATTCCTTATATGTTTTTGGAGACGGGGACTTGAATTTTCAGCTAAAATTTCCAAATGTTTCCGAGTGAAAGCAAGAGCATCATCTAACATATCTTCGCCATGAATCGCCAaaaaacatgcttcatacaagCTGAGAATACCTTTGACATCATTAGTGATACCTTCCTTGAATTCTCCATCTCCGTCTTTGAACTTCTTAAAGACATCTTATTTCGTAGGTTCATAATTAAGTCAAAATATATTGCTTTTAGAAATATTAATATGtgaagaaatatatatatatattagtctatTCTTGGAGAAACGTATGGGAGATAAGCACTTACCGCAAGTCATTTTGTATCCATATTGTCTTAAGATTCGAAATAAATTTGCGAGAATACAGAGGTCATAGTCATTATCTTCCAAGAGTTTAGGAAGCCTGGTGAAAATATGAGCGAGT comes from Euphorbia lathyris chromosome 8, ddEupLath1.1, whole genome shotgun sequence and encodes:
- the LOC136202765 gene encoding terpene synthase 5-like isoform X2 gives rise to the protein MSNNTQANMAVPTSTTPEQDIFRGCLKNLPNSVWGQTFASLCPHDSELESHSKEVEALKVKVKNMLLHSTKELTENIQFINLLCRLGVSYHFEDEINEQLAHIFTRLPKLLEDNDYDLCILANLFRILRQYGYKMTCDVFKKFKDGDGEFKEGITNDVKGILSLYEACFLAIHGEDMLDDALAFTRKHLEILAENSSPRLQKHIRNSLMCASHRNIERIDVLQYISFYEEDEYVDQTLLKFAKLDYNGLQLLYKKELSLLSSWWKNLNVAENLPYVRDRLVEGYMWALGSCFEPQYSLSRILISKYVTVVTMLDDTYDSYGTIDELRLFTAALQRPTKEVVDKLPEPMKFIYKAIFELTENDENQGCSCKTTFASEMMLELAMAYNIETIWQKERKAPSFDEYMRNGKVTSTYDILTSAFILGVENMGMKEMLWIRNDSKIIIGAKLYTRFLNDVIKNETKRGDFPKAIDCYTIQYGVSEDEATEAIFKILENKWKEMNEELMKPTTISRMLLKYTFNYARASMLFCLNKDIDLYTYAHNMKPLITSLLINPLPM
- the LOC136202765 gene encoding terpene synthase 5-like isoform X1, translating into MAVLTPKYKFRLYVTFEVKPLLHLPHTIRLPKKLHFCHSEMSNNTQANMAVPTSTTPEQDIFRGCLKNLPNSVWGQTFASLCPHDSELESHSKEVEALKVKVKNMLLHSTKELTENIQFINLLCRLGVSYHFEDEINEQLAHIFTRLPKLLEDNDYDLCILANLFRILRQYGYKMTCDVFKKFKDGDGEFKEGITNDVKGILSLYEACFLAIHGEDMLDDALAFTRKHLEILAENSSPRLQKHIRNSLMCASHRNIERIDVLQYISFYEEDEYVDQTLLKFAKLDYNGLQLLYKKELSLLSSWWKNLNVAENLPYVRDRLVEGYMWALGSCFEPQYSLSRILISKYVTVVTMLDDTYDSYGTIDELRLFTAALQRPTKEVVDKLPEPMKFIYKAIFELTENDENQGCSCKTTFASEMMLELAMAYNIETIWQKERKAPSFDEYMRNGKVTSTYDILTSAFILGVENMGMKEMLWIRNDSKIIIGAKLYTRFLNDVIKNETKRGDFPKAIDCYTIQYGVSEDEATEAIFKILENKWKEMNEELMKPTTISRMLLKYTFNYARASMLFCLNKDIDLYTYAHNMKPLITSLLINPLPM